In Humulus lupulus chromosome 7, drHumLupu1.1, whole genome shotgun sequence, the following are encoded in one genomic region:
- the LOC133791124 gene encoding transcription factor LUX-like: protein MGEEVRMGDYEGGTDDGGADEERVLEWETGLPSVDDLTPLSQPLIPPELASAFSISPVQYRSLVDVNRASRDTLSSLRGMQSQAFSSNNFKSFGDSPDSMVVENDENENENDDDDNRDGSGSDSRKSRKIDCVEEADFALPTDNPTDDPSARTLKRPRLVWTPQLHKRFVDVVAHLGIKNAVPKTIMQLMNVEGLTRENVASHLQKYRLYLKRMQGLSNDDPSSSDQLFSSTPVPQSFNESGGSGHSHGNGHLPVPMPIPYQSMMSMPVLGMAHGGHGHMGIPVGAPNGAVGYHGFESHHPYSMMQQRDWSGNKYGSVVTYPHVAPNEK, encoded by the coding sequence ATGGGTGAGGAGGTGAGGATGGGTGATTACGAAGGCGGTACAGATGATGGTGGTGCTGATGAAGAGCGGGTACTGGAATGGGAGACTGGGTTACCGAGCGTGGACGATCTAACGCCTTTGTCGCAGCCGTTGATCCCGCCGGAGCTGGCGTCAGCGTTTAGTATTTCACCGGTGCAGTATAGGTCGCTGGTCGATGTCAATCGCGCGTCGAGGGATACGTTATCTTCTCTTCGGGGTATGCAATCGCAGGCTTTCTCTTCGAATAATTTCAAGTCATTCGGTGATAGCCCTGACTCCATGGTAGTTGAGAACGACGAGAACGAGAACGAGAACGATGATGATGATAATCGGGATGGGTCTGGATCTGATTCTCGGAAATCTAGAAAAATTGACTGTGTCGAGGAGGCTGATTTTGCTCTCCCAACTGACAATCCGACCGATGACCCTTCAGCTCGGACCCTCAAGAGGCCTCGCCTTGTATGGACTCCTCAGCTTCATAAACGGTTCGTCGATGTCGTGGCACATCTGGGTATCAAGAACGCGGTTCCTAAGACCATTATGCAATTGATGAACGTGGAGGGCTTGACCCGCGAGAACGTGGCTAGCCATTTGCAGAAGTACCGGCTATACTTGAAGAGGATGCAGGGTTTATCGAACGATGATCCGTCGTCTTCTGACCAGCTCTTTTCGTCCACACCGGTACCGCAGAGCTTTAACGAATCCGGCGGGAGCGGTCACTCACATGGAAACGGGCACTTGCCGGTACCGATGCCGATTCCGTACCAGTCGATGATGTCTATGCCGGTTTTAGGAATGGCTCACGGTGGCCATGGACATATGGGCATTCCCGTTGGGGCTCCCAATGGTGCCGTGGGTTACCATGGGTTCGAGTCGCATCATCCGTACAGCATGATGCAGCAGCGAGATTGGTCTGGAAATAAGTATGGTTCGGTGGTAACTTACCCACATGTGGCTCCAAATGAGAAATAA
- the LOC133791123 gene encoding pentatricopeptide repeat-containing protein At5g59600-like has translation MRRCIRGQAVLVTRQSNPFIHRKLFQTSADTYAKVIEIYGPDRHLNSGRVLHSHLIINGLARRTHLASKLIAFYVICGKLNNARKVFDKIPETNIRRYIVLIGAYARYGFHQQALDVYNEMQYMGIKPNIFVVPSVLKACGHLSDSRTGEKLHAVILKHSFYYDIFVNSSLIDMYSKTGQVEKARGVFDTMVEKDLVAFNALVSGYAQHGLPEQALDLVEKMQVEGAVRPNIVTWNTLVAGFSQKGDEVMVSQLFKKMVDQGIEPDVVSWTSIISGLVKNFRNDEAFDTFKEMLDHGLRPTSATMSSLLSACSVVANVVRGKEIHGYAMVIGVEDNIFVRSALVDMYAKCGFIHEARALFFKMTERNTVTWNSMIFGYANNGFCSEAIELFKQMMEEDEKKLDHLTFTAVLTACSHMGMVDLGQSLFHLMQKEYKINPRLEHYACIVDLLGRAGKLTEAYDMVKAMPIEPDLFVWGALLGACRNYGNIDIAEIAAKHLRELEPESAGNQLLLSNLYADAGIWGNVARLKKTMNRKQLRKFPGCSWIET, from the coding sequence ATGCGCCGTTGCATCAGAGGGCAAGCAGTACTCGTAACCCGTCAGAGCAATCCCTTCATCCACCGTAAATTGTTTCAGACATCAGCTGATACATATGCGAAGGTCATCGAAATCTACGGTCCTGATCGACACTTGAACTCAGGAAGAGTGCTCCACTCTCACTTGATTATCAACGGGTTGGCCCGTCGGACCCATCTCGCTTCTAAGCTTATAGCATTTTATGTTATTTGTGGCAAACTAAACAATGCCCGGAAAGTGTTCGACAAAATTCCTGAAACAAATATTCGCCGGTATATCGTCCTTATCGGGGCATATGCTCGATATGGGTTTCATCAACAAGCACTCGATGTGTACAACGAAATGCAATATATGGGTATTAAGCCTAACATATTTGTCGTTCCCAGCGTACTCAAGGCCTGCGGTCACCTCTCCGATTCACGAACAGGCGAGAAACTACACGCTGTGATACTCAAACACTCGTTTTATTATGACATTTTTGTCAATAGTTCACTCATTGATATGTACTCGAAGACTGGACAAGTAGAGAAAGCACGTGGGGTTTTCGATACCATGGTGGAAAAAGATTTGGTGGCGTTTAATGCTCTTGTTTCGGGCTATGCTCAACATGGATTACCTGAACAAGCGTTAGATTTGGTTGAGAAAATGCAAGTAGAAGGAGCAGTAAGGCCTAATATAGTAACTTGGAATACTTTGGTAGCTGGATTTTCTCAAAAGGGTGATGAAGTAATGGTTTCCCAACTTTTTAAGAAGATGGTTGATCAAGGGATTGAACCTGATGTTGTATCTTGGACTTCAATTATATCTGGATTGGTGAAGAATTTTCGAAATGATGAAGCCTTTGATACTTTCAAGGAGATGTTGGATCATGGGTTACGTCCAACGTCAGCTACTATGAGTAGTCTCTTGTCTGCTTGTTCGGTTGTGGCAAACGTTGTGCGCGGGAAGGAGATTCATGGTTATGCAATGGTGATTGGAGTTGAAGATAATATATTCGTGAGAAGTGCTTTAGTTGACATGTATGCTAAATGTGGATTCATACATGAAGCCAGGGCATTGTTCTTCAAGATGACTGAAAGAAACACAGTGACTTGGAACTCAATGATTTTCGGGTACGCCAATAATGGATTCTGTAGTGAAGCAATTGAGCTTTTCAAGCAGATGATGGAGGAAGACGAGAAGAAACTTGATCACCTGACCTTCACTGCAGTTCTCACTGCTTGTAGCCATATGGGCATGGTTGATCTTGGACAAAGTCTGTTCCACTTGATGCAAAAAGAGTACAAAATCAATCCAAGACTCGAGCATTATGCTTGCATTGTTGATCTTCTCGGTCGAGCAGGAAAACTCACTGAAGCTTATGATATGGTCAAGGCAATGCCAATTGAGCCAGATTTGTTTGTATGGGGAGCATTACTAGGGGCTTGTAGGAACTATGGGAATATAGATATTGCTGAAATAGCAGCTAAGCATTTGAGGGAGCTAGAGCCTGAGAGTGCAGGAAACCAACTACTGTTGTCAAATCTATATGCTGATGCAGGTATCTGGGGAAATGTAGCAAGGTTGAAGAAGACTATGAATAGAAAACAGCTTAGAAAATTTCCCGGCTGCAGTTGGATAGAGACCTGA